One window of the Ammospiza nelsoni isolate bAmmNel1 chromosome 2, bAmmNel1.pri, whole genome shotgun sequence genome contains the following:
- the P2RY8 gene encoding P2Y purinoceptor 8 isoform X2, giving the protein MVKNESHLDDLTLAMLQNKTVSITLPVVYTVVAVISYHVRSNHWTFGKTLCSLVTVMFYSNMYSSILTMTFISMERYMGVVHPLKSVKWRRKRYALGACLAMWFALLLAFYPLETTDLTYEVKELGIITCFDVLKWNMLPNFAAWVAFLLTLFVVLFLIPFVVTVGCYIGIIRKLIQTSSRYGNRQKTRSIYLAIIVLLSFITCFAPNNFILLAHMISRLFYNRSLYPAYKLTLCLSCFNNCIDPFIYYFASREFYQKFMQLFRPMVPLSDSSENRRESLFSGRTMSARSMSSGPMDGLEGVRINLQRQESVF; this is encoded by the exons ATGGTTAAAAACGAATCCCACCTGGACGATTTGACACTGGCAATGCTCCAGAATAAAACAGTGTCCATCACCCTCCCAGTTGTGTATACAGTAGTGGCTGTG ATTTCTTATCACGTCCGAAGCAATCACTGGACATTTGGCAAGACTCTTTGCAGCCTTGTGACAGTGATGTTCTATTCCAACATGTATTCTTCCATACTGACCATGACCTTTATCAGCATGGAGCGGTACATGGGTGTGGTACACCCCTTGAAGTCGGTCaagtggagaagaaaaagatatGCCTTGGGTGCCTGCCTAGCTATGTGGTTTGCCTTGCTACTAGCCTTCTACCCACTAGAAACTACAGACCTGACCTATGAAGTGAAAGAATTAGGGATTATAACCTGTTTTGATGTCCTTAAATGGAATATGCTGCCCAATTTTGCAGCTTGGGTAGCCTTTCTCCTCACTTTATTTGTTGTGCTGTTCCTGATCCCTTTTGTTGTAACAGTTGGATGCTACATTGGTATCATTAGGAAGCTAATTCAGACATCAAGCAGATATGGCAATAGGCAAAAGACTAGATCCATATACCTGGCAATAATTGTCCTTCTGTCCTTCATCACTTGCTTTGCCCCCAATAACTTCATCCTACTTGCACATATGATCAGCCGCCTATTTTACAACCGCAGTTTGTACCCTGCCTACAAGCTCACCTTGTGCCTCAGTTGCTTCAACAACTGCATAGATCCCTTCATTTATTACTTTGCATCGAGAGAATTTTACCAGAAATTCATGCAATTGTTTCGCCCTATGGTACCGCTCAGCGACAGCTCGGAAAACAGAAGGGAAAGTTTATTCTCTGGCAGGACCATGTCAGCCAGATCTATGTCAAGTGGACCCATGGATGGGTTAGAGGGAGTAAGGATCAATTTGCAAAGGCAGGAAAGTGTTTTTTAG
- the P2RY8 gene encoding P2Y purinoceptor 8 isoform X1: protein MVKNESHLDDLTLAMLQNKTVSITLPVVYTVVAVVSIPGNLFSLWVLCWHIKPKTPSVIFMINLSITDLMLALCFPFQISYHVRSNHWTFGKTLCSLVTVMFYSNMYSSILTMTFISMERYMGVVHPLKSVKWRRKRYALGACLAMWFALLLAFYPLETTDLTYEVKELGIITCFDVLKWNMLPNFAAWVAFLLTLFVVLFLIPFVVTVGCYIGIIRKLIQTSSRYGNRQKTRSIYLAIIVLLSFITCFAPNNFILLAHMISRLFYNRSLYPAYKLTLCLSCFNNCIDPFIYYFASREFYQKFMQLFRPMVPLSDSSENRRESLFSGRTMSARSMSSGPMDGLEGVRINLQRQESVF from the coding sequence ATGGTTAAAAACGAATCCCACCTGGACGATTTGACACTGGCAATGCTCCAGAATAAAACAGTGTCCATCACCCTCCCAGTTGTGTATACAGTAGTGGCTGTGGTCAGCATCCCTGGCAATTTGTTCTCCCTTTGGGTGCTCTGCTGGCACATCAAACCCAAAACACCTTCTGTTATTTTCATGATCAACTTAAGCATCACAGACCTTATGCTGGCCTTATGTTTCCCCTTCCAGATTTCTTATCACGTCCGAAGCAATCACTGGACATTTGGCAAGACTCTTTGCAGCCTTGTGACAGTGATGTTCTATTCCAACATGTATTCTTCCATACTGACCATGACCTTTATCAGCATGGAGCGGTACATGGGTGTGGTACACCCCTTGAAGTCGGTCaagtggagaagaaaaagatatGCCTTGGGTGCCTGCCTAGCTATGTGGTTTGCCTTGCTACTAGCCTTCTACCCACTAGAAACTACAGACCTGACCTATGAAGTGAAAGAATTAGGGATTATAACCTGTTTTGATGTCCTTAAATGGAATATGCTGCCCAATTTTGCAGCTTGGGTAGCCTTTCTCCTCACTTTATTTGTTGTGCTGTTCCTGATCCCTTTTGTTGTAACAGTTGGATGCTACATTGGTATCATTAGGAAGCTAATTCAGACATCAAGCAGATATGGCAATAGGCAAAAGACTAGATCCATATACCTGGCAATAATTGTCCTTCTGTCCTTCATCACTTGCTTTGCCCCCAATAACTTCATCCTACTTGCACATATGATCAGCCGCCTATTTTACAACCGCAGTTTGTACCCTGCCTACAAGCTCACCTTGTGCCTCAGTTGCTTCAACAACTGCATAGATCCCTTCATTTATTACTTTGCATCGAGAGAATTTTACCAGAAATTCATGCAATTGTTTCGCCCTATGGTACCGCTCAGCGACAGCTCGGAAAACAGAAGGGAAAGTTTATTCTCTGGCAGGACCATGTCAGCCAGATCTATGTCAAGTGGACCCATGGATGGGTTAGAGGGAGTAAGGATCAATTTGCAAAGGCAGGAAAGTGTTTTTTAG